A genomic window from Lycium barbarum isolate Lr01 chromosome 4, ASM1917538v2, whole genome shotgun sequence includes:
- the LOC132635460 gene encoding large ribosomal subunit protein uL2m, whose protein sequence is MAVSKAGMASSFLVRNVIHRSFSTSPFEAMAAKMKPSKELESMMEQFSLDISSQIGSCMPLGMMRIGTLIHNIEMRPGQGGKLVRSAGTSAKILTEPKASTKYCEVKLPSGVKKLIDVKCRATIGQVSNPEHGTKKLRKAGQSRWLGRRPTVRGVAMNPVDHPHGGGEGRSKSSGSHGRVSMTPWGKPTKGGYKTGPLKRKK, encoded by the exons ATGGCTGTTTCCAAAGCTGGAATGGCTTCATCTTTCCTTGTTCGCAATGTCATTCACCGGTCTTTCTCTACCA GTCCATTTGAAGCAATGGCAGCCAAAATGAAACCTTCAAAGGAACTTGAATCAATGATGGAACAGTTCTCACTAGACATTAGTTCCCAAATTGGAAGTTGTATGCCATTAG GTATGATGCGAATTGGAACCTTAATTCACAACATTGAGATGCGACCTGGACAAGGTGGTAAATTGGTTCGATCAGCTGGTACATCTGCTAAAATTCTCACGGAACCAAAAGCTTCAACTAAGTACTGTGAAGTGAAGTTACCTTCAG GTGTGAAGAAATTGATTGATGTTAAATGTAGGGCAACGATAGGGCAAGTTTCGAACCCAGAACACGGGACGAAGAAGTTGAGAAAGGCGGGGCAATCGAGGTGGCTTGGAAGGAGACCGACGGTTCGTGGTGTGGCGATGAACCCGGTTGATCATCCACATGGTGGTGGTGAAGGGAGGAGTAAGAGTAGTGGAAGTCATGGAAGGGTTTCGATGACTCCTTGGGGAAAACCTACCAAGGGTGGGTATAAAACTGGGCCGCTTAAGAGGAAAAAGTAG